The Amycolatopsis coloradensis sequence CTTCTCCGGCGAGAACCCCGCCGTCTCCCCCGGTTGGGGGATCAGGTTGAGGATCACGACCTTCGTGGCGTCCGTTCGGAGCAACGCGTCGTGCAGATCCGGCACCAGCAGATGGGGCAGCACACTCGTGAACCACGAACCCGGACCGAGGAACACGACGTCCGCGCCGAGGACCGCCTCGATCGCCTCGGCACAGCCACGCGGCGGCCGATCGGCCTGTCCGGTCGGATGCAGGCTGATCCGGTGCACCTGCCCCGGCGTCGTCGCCACCGCCACCTGACCGCGGATCCGCCGGACCGCCTCGGGATTCTCGGCGTCCAGCCCCGAAACCTCACCCTGGATCTCCAGCGGTTCGGGTGACATCGGCAGGACGCGGCCGGAGATGCCCATGAGCCTGCTCGCCTCGTCGAGCGCGGCGACCGGGTCCCCGAGCACCTCGAACAGCCCGGCCAGCAACAGGTTTCCGACCGCGTGCCCGGCGAGCGCGCCGTCGCCGCCGAAGCGATGCTGGAACACCTCCGCCCACAGGGTCCCGCCGTCCTCGGCGGCGAACGCGGCGAAGGCCTGCCGCAGGTCGCCCGGCGGGAGCAGCCCGAGCTCCCGGCGCAGCCTGCCGGACGAGCCCCCGTCGTCCGCGACGGTGACCACGGCGGTGACCTGCGAGGTCACCCGGCGCAACGCGGTGAGGGTGGCGTGCAGGCCGTGCCCGCCCCCCAGTGCGACCGCGCGCGGATCACTCGCGGCCAAGGTCGCGGTGCACCACCTTCACGGCCATACCGTCCTCATTGGACAGACGCTGGGCGAGTTCCTCGGAAATGGCGACACTGCGGTGCTTCCCACCCGTGCAGCCGACGGCCAGCGTCAGGTACCGCTTGCCTTCGCGCTTGTAGCCCGCGCCGATCAGGCGCAGCAGCTGGTGGTAGCGGTCGAGGAACTCGTCCGCGCCTTCCTGGCTGAGCACGTAGTTGCGGACCTCGCCTTCGAGACCGGTGTGGTCGCGCAGTTCCGGGATCCAGAACGGGTTCGGCAGGAATCGGACGTCCATCACCAGGTCGGCGTCCATCGGCAGGCCGTACTTGTAGCCGAACGACAGCACGGTGACCCTGGTCTGCGTGCTCGCCTCGGAACCGAAGGCGTCCTCGATCTTGGCTCGCAGATCGTGCACCGAAAGCGACGAAGTGTCGAGCACGAGGTCGGCCTCTTCCCGCAGCGGCTCCAGGAGCGTGCGCTCGGCGGTGATGCCGTCGGCGAGCCTGCCGTCGCCCTGCATCGGGTGGCCGCGGCGGACGGCCTCGAACCGGCGCACCAGCACCGCGTCGGTGGCCTCCAGGAACAGGACGCGCGGCTTGTAACCGCGGGCGTCGAGGTCCTTGATGACCGAAGCCAGGTCGTCGGTGAACGCGCGCGAGCGCACGTCCATCACCACGGCGACCTTGGTGATCGCGCCCCGCGCCTGCGCGCCGAGCTCGACCATGGTCGCGATCAGCTCGGGCGGCAGGTTGTCCACCACGAACCAGCCCAGGTCCTCCAGGCATTTCGCGGCGGTGCTGCGGCCCGCTCCGGACAGACCGGAAACGACCGCGACCTCCATCCCCGAACCGCGGCCTTCTTCTTGCGCACTCACGATGGTCCCTTCACCGGTCACGTACTGGACTCCCCCGCCGCCGCGGCTGTCTCCCCTGCGAGTGCCGCGACGACCGCCTCGGCGGTGCGCCTGCCGAAGCCGGGCACCGCCTCGATCTCCTCTATCCGCGCTTCGCGGAGCTTCTTCACCGAGCCGAAATGCTTGATCAGCGCGGTACGGCGAGCCTGCCCCAGCCCGGGCACACCGTCCAATGCGGACACCTGCATCCGTTTGGACCGCTTCTCCCGGTGGTACCGGATGGCGAAGCGGTGCGCCTCGTCACGCAGCCGCTGCAGCAGATACAGCGCGTCGGAGGTGCGCGGCAGGATCACCGGGTCGGGATCGCCCGGGAGCCACACCTCCTCCAGCCGCTTCGCCAGGCCGACCACGGCGACGTCGGTGACGCCCAGTTCGGAGAGGACGTCCGCGGCGGCGGTGGCCTGCGGGCCCGCGCCGTCGACGACGAGCAGATTCGGCGCGTAGGCGAACTTACGCGGCTTGCCGGTCTCCGGGTCGATGCCCGGACGGTCCGGATCGACCTCGGCACCCTCGGCGTTTTCCTTGAGATAGCGGGAAAACCGCCGACGGACGACTTCGGCGATCGAGGCGACGTCGCCCTCCTCCGCGGCCTCGCGCAACGCGAAGCGCCGGTACTCGGACTTGCGCGGGATCCCGTCCTCGAACACCACGAGCGACGCCACCACGTCACTGCCCTGGATATGGCTGATGTCGACGCATTCGATGCGCAGCGGCGCGGTTTCCAGCGCCAGGTAGTCCTGCAGTTCCGCCAGCGCGGCCGACCGCGCGGTGAGATCGCCGGCGCGGCGCAGTTTGTGCTGGGTGAACGCCTCGCCGGCGTTGCGCGTCACCGTCTCCGCGAGGGCGCGCTTGTCGCCGCGCTGCGGGACCCGCAGGCTCACCCTCGATCCGCGCAGCCCGGAAAGCCACTCGCCGAGCGCCTCCGCGTCGGCGGGCAGTTCGGGGACGAGGACCTCGCGCGGCACCGGCGGGCCGCCGTCGGGATCGTCCGCGCGTTCGGCCTGCTCGCCGTAGAACTGCGTGATGAAGTGGTCGACGAGTTCCTGGACGCCCATCTCCTCGGCCTTGTCGATCACCCAGCCGCGCTGGCCGCGGACCCGGCCGCCGCGCACGTGGAAGACCTGGACGGCGGCTTCGAGTTCGTCATGGGCGAAGGCCACGACGTCCGCGTCGGTGCCGTCGCCGAGCACGACCGCCTGCTTCTCCATCGCGCGCCGCAACGCGCCGAGGTCGTCGCGCAGCCGGGCGGCACGCTCGAACTCCAGCTCTTCGGACGCGGCCGCCATTTCCTGTTCCAGGCGGCGGATCAGCGCGTCGGTGCGGCCGGCGAGAAAATCACAGAAGTCTTCGACGATCGCGCGGTGTTCGTCGGCGGAGACCTTGCCGACGCACGGCGCGGAACATTTGCCGATGTAGCCGAGAAGGCAGGGCCTGCCGATCTGGCCGTGCCGTTTGAAGACGCCCGCCGAGCAGGTGCGCGCCGGGAAGACCCGGAGCAGCAGGTCGAGTGTTTCGCGGATGGCCCAAGCGTGCGCGTACGGCCCGAAATACCGCACGCCCTTCTTGCGCGCGCCGCGATAGACGTGCAGGCGCGGGAACTCCTCGTTCATCGTGACGGCGAGGACGGGATAGCTCTTGTCGTCGCGGTACCGGACGTTGAACCGCGGGTCGAACTCCTTGATCCAGTTGTACTCCAGCTGGAGCGCCTCGACCTCGGTGCTCACCACGGTCCACTCGACGCTCGCCGCCGTCGTCACCATCTGGCGGGTGCGCGGGTGCAGGCCGGTGAGATCGGCGAAGTACGAGTTCAGCCTGCCGCGGAGGCTTTTCGCCTTGCCGACGTAGATGACCCTCTTCGTGGCGTCACGAAATTTGTACACGCCGGGGGCGTCCGGGATGCTCCCCGGCGAGGGACGGTAGGTGGTCGGGTCAGCCACGCCGCCAAGCCTATGGGGCACCACCGACAGTCTTACGAGGCCCCGTCCTTATCTGCGCTCCGGTCAATCCTTCGAGTGGCCATTCCCACGATCCGGTCCGTATTTCACTACGTATACCGACCTAAGTCGGGTCTTCGGCCGGAACCGACGTTCGTTGGTTCCTAGCGAGTGAACCGGTTGATTACTTTCCGTCCCAGTTCCACTTCACTCGGTTCTTCGTCAGATGACGCTCGAAAGGACTCCTGCACCGTGAGCCGTCTTCGTACGCTGGGCGCCGCCACCCTCGCCGCCGCAGCCCTCACCATGACCGCCGGCGCGGTCGCCTCCGCGGGCACCCCCACCGGTGTCCAGCCCAACATCGTGGGTGGCGGCACCGCCCCCACCGTGAGCTGGGGCGCCCAGATCTACGTCAACACCCCGGGCCGTCAGTGGGACGGGTTCAACTGCTCCGGCAGCGTCATCGCCCAGCGCTGGGTCCTGACCGCCAAACACTGCCTCGACTCCGACGGCAGCGGCATGCGGGTCCGCGTGGGCAGCAACCAGCTCCAGGGCGGTCGTGAGATCGCCGTCGACCGCAAGGTGTCCTCACCGACCGGCGCCGACATCTCGCTGCTGCACCTGGCCTCGGACGCCGGTGTCACGCCGATCGGCCTGGCCGGCTCGAACCCGTCGGTCGGCAGCACCAACCAGCTCTACGGCTGGGGCCGCGAGACCCCGACCGGCCCGCCCGCCTCGGCACTGAAGGTCGCCAACGTCCGCGTCACCGGTACCTCGCGCGACGCTTACGGTGGCCCGGCCATCCAGAGCGTCGGCATCGACGGCTCGGCGTGGAAGGGTGACTCGGGCGGTCCCCAGGTCTTCAACGGCGTCCAGGTCGGCGTCGCTTCGACCGTGCAGAACCAGAGCGGCTCGAACATCCGCGGCACCAACAACTACGGCAGTGTCGCTTCGGCCCGCTCCTGGATCCGCTCGACCACCGGGGTCTGACCTCCACCCCGGTGAAGGGGCCCTCCGAGACGCGACCCGTCTCGGAGGGCCCTTTCGCGTCGGGTTGTCGGTGGGATGTGGGACGCTCGCGGGCATGCGGATCGCGACCTGGAACGTGAACTCGATCGGACCCCGGCTGCCGAGGGTGCTGGACTGGCTCGGCTCGGTACAGCCGGACGTGCTGTGCCTGCAGGAACTCAAATGCGGCACCGACGCCTTCCCCTTCGACGCCGTGAAGGAACTGGGTTATGAGACGGCCGCGTACGGCATCGGACGCTGGAACGGCGTCGCGATCGTGTCCCGCGTCGGCTTGGAAGACGTGACACGCGGCCTGACCGGCGAGCCCACCTTCGAGGACAAGGCCGACGCGCGGGCCATCGGCGCCACCTGCGGCGGGCTGCGGCTGTGGTCAGTGTACGTGCCGAACGGGCGTGACCTGGAGAACCCGCACTACGGCTACAAACTCGCCTGGCTTTCGGCGCTGGAGGCGACCGTGCGGGAGGAGCAGGCGCGCGGGCTGCCGTTCACGGTGCTCGGCGACTTCAACATCGCGCCGACCGACGCGGACGTGTGGGACATCGGCCTGTTCGCCGAATCGACGCACGTGACCGAGCCGGAGCGGAAGGCGCTCGCCGCGCTGCGCGACCTCGGGCTGTCGGACGTGTTCCCGCGGCCGCTGAAGTACGACCACCCGTTCACGTACTGGGACTACCGGGCGGGGAACTTCCCGAACAACAAGGGAATGCGGATCGACCTCGTGTACGCCGACGCGACGGTGGCCGGTGCGGTAACGGATTCCTATGTGGACCGTGAGGCGCGGAAAGGGAAGGGGCCCTCGGACCACGCGCCGATCGTGGTGGACCTGGACCTCTAGTGAGTGGTAAGGACGGTTAGAACCGTCCTTACCACTCACGAGGCGTCAGCCTTCCCAGGCGGCCTTGTGCAGCCGCCGCAGCGCCCGCACCGCGGCCACCGCGCGTTCCCGGTCCACCGCCTGCACCGCCATGACCGAGTAGTACTCGTCGTCCGGCAGTTCCAGCCGCGCCCACGAGGCCCCGTCCGGGAAGCTCACCGAGAGCACCTCGCTCCACGCGAACTTCTTGGTCATCAGCACGTTCCGGACCTCGATGCCGTCGGCGTCGGCCTTCACGCGCGCGGTCGCGAACAGCATCGTGCCCGCGGCGAGCAGGACCCCGATACCGATCATCGCCGCCTGGTCGGACGGCTGGAAGATCACGCCGGTGTCCGAGCCGCGCAGCAGGACCGCGACGACCACGAACGTCGCCAGCATGATCACCGCCAGCACCGAGCACATCACCAGGGCACGGCGGGGCCGCACCACCACGACCTCGGACTCCGTCATCACATCCGCCTCGACGCTCACACGAAGCCCCGCTCGGTCCACGGCTGGCGCAGGTTCCGCAACGCGTGCGCGGCGTCCAGCGCGGCGACCGTCGCTTCGTAGCCTTTGTCCTCGGCGGAACCGGGCAGCCCCGACCGGTCGAGGGCCTGCTGCTCGGTGTCGCAGGTGAGGACGCCGTTGCCGACCGGGGTGCTCTCGTCGAGCGCGACCCTGGTCAGGCCCGCGGTGACGGCGTCGCAGACGTACTCGAAGTGCGGCGTCCCGCCCCGGATGACCACGCCGAGCGCGACGACCGCGTCGTGCGTGCGAGCCAGCGCCTGCGCGGCGACGGGCAGTTCGACGGCGCCCGCGACGCGCACGACCGTCGGCTCTTCC is a genomic window containing:
- a CDS encoding PH domain-containing protein, which translates into the protein MTESEVVVVRPRRALVMCSVLAVIMLATFVVVAVLLRGSDTGVIFQPSDQAAMIGIGVLLAAGTMLFATARVKADADGIEVRNVLMTKKFAWSEVLSVSFPDGASWARLELPDDEYYSVMAVQAVDRERAVAAVRALRRLHKAAWEG
- a CDS encoding exodeoxyribonuclease III, with translation MRIATWNVNSIGPRLPRVLDWLGSVQPDVLCLQELKCGTDAFPFDAVKELGYETAAYGIGRWNGVAIVSRVGLEDVTRGLTGEPTFEDKADARAIGATCGGLRLWSVYVPNGRDLENPHYGYKLAWLSALEATVREEQARGLPFTVLGDFNIAPTDADVWDIGLFAESTHVTEPERKALAALRDLGLSDVFPRPLKYDHPFTYWDYRAGNFPNNKGMRIDLVYADATVAGAVTDSYVDREARKGKGPSDHAPIVVDLDL
- the ribH gene encoding 6,7-dimethyl-8-ribityllumazine synthase, with translation MSGEGRPDVELDLSDCKNIRLGIVATRWHTKITSALLERALEAAKAADLEEEPTVVRVAGAVELPVAAQALARTHDAVVALGVVIRGGTPHFEYVCDAVTAGLTRVALDESTPVGNGVLTCDTEQQALDRSGLPGSAEDKGYEATVAALDAAHALRNLRQPWTERGFV
- the uvrC gene encoding excinuclease ABC subunit UvrC, with the protein product MADPTTYRPSPGSIPDAPGVYKFRDATKRVIYVGKAKSLRGRLNSYFADLTGLHPRTRQMVTTAASVEWTVVSTEVEALQLEYNWIKEFDPRFNVRYRDDKSYPVLAVTMNEEFPRLHVYRGARKKGVRYFGPYAHAWAIRETLDLLLRVFPARTCSAGVFKRHGQIGRPCLLGYIGKCSAPCVGKVSADEHRAIVEDFCDFLAGRTDALIRRLEQEMAAASEELEFERAARLRDDLGALRRAMEKQAVVLGDGTDADVVAFAHDELEAAVQVFHVRGGRVRGQRGWVIDKAEEMGVQELVDHFITQFYGEQAERADDPDGGPPVPREVLVPELPADAEALGEWLSGLRGSRVSLRVPQRGDKRALAETVTRNAGEAFTQHKLRRAGDLTARSAALAELQDYLALETAPLRIECVDISHIQGSDVVASLVVFEDGIPRKSEYRRFALREAAEEGDVASIAEVVRRRFSRYLKENAEGAEVDPDRPGIDPETGKPRKFAYAPNLLVVDGAGPQATAAADVLSELGVTDVAVVGLAKRLEEVWLPGDPDPVILPRTSDALYLLQRLRDEAHRFAIRYHREKRSKRMQVSALDGVPGLGQARRTALIKHFGSVKKLREARIEEIEAVPGFGRRTAEAVVAALAGETAAAAGESST
- the rapZ gene encoding RNase adapter RapZ translates to MEVAVVSGLSGAGRSTAAKCLEDLGWFVVDNLPPELIATMVELGAQARGAITKVAVVMDVRSRAFTDDLASVIKDLDARGYKPRVLFLEATDAVLVRRFEAVRRGHPMQGDGRLADGITAERTLLEPLREEADLVLDTSSLSVHDLRAKIEDAFGSEASTQTRVTVLSFGYKYGLPMDADLVMDVRFLPNPFWIPELRDHTGLEGEVRNYVLSQEGADEFLDRYHQLLRLIGAGYKREGKRYLTLAVGCTGGKHRSVAISEELAQRLSNEDGMAVKVVHRDLGRE
- a CDS encoding S1 family peptidase, which encodes MSRLRTLGAATLAAAALTMTAGAVASAGTPTGVQPNIVGGGTAPTVSWGAQIYVNTPGRQWDGFNCSGSVIAQRWVLTAKHCLDSDGSGMRVRVGSNQLQGGREIAVDRKVSSPTGADISLLHLASDAGVTPIGLAGSNPSVGSTNQLYGWGRETPTGPPASALKVANVRVTGTSRDAYGGPAIQSVGIDGSAWKGDSGGPQVFNGVQVGVASTVQNQSGSNIRGTNNYGSVASARSWIRSTTGV
- a CDS encoding uridine diphosphate-N-acetylglucosamine-binding protein YvcK, whose protein sequence is MAASDPRAVALGGGHGLHATLTALRRVTSQVTAVVTVADDGGSSGRLRRELGLLPPGDLRQAFAAFAAEDGGTLWAEVFQHRFGGDGALAGHAVGNLLLAGLFEVLGDPVAALDEASRLMGISGRVLPMSPEPLEIQGEVSGLDAENPEAVRRIRGQVAVATTPGQVHRISLHPTGQADRPPRGCAEAIEAVLGADVVFLGPGSWFTSVLPHLLVPDLHDALLRTDATKVVILNLIPQPGETAGFSPEKHLDVLFEHAPELRVDAVIADRDSVPSPARLRDAAGRLSARALLGAVADPVVTGRHDPDALAGCMRDALGLTGGGAEGMEGQRWR